One part of the Deltaproteobacteria bacterium genome encodes these proteins:
- a CDS encoding CapA family protein encodes MMGSTGLRGILPPDDGRDLFNNIRPYMNDGDIVFGNLEGPLLDEGESGKCREEKSRYCFEFKSPTRYGRYLKETGFNVLNIANNHILDFGTEGIKSSLETLGSLGIAPLGGEAVVELTIKGKKVALVGFSYLSSKYSFSILEIEKAREIIARLKATHDLVIVTFHGGAEGKSALQVRDENEIFLGEKRGNVIHFSRSAVDAGADLVLGHGPHVLRALEIYKGKLIAYSLGNFLTYGMFNLKGPNGISVILKVRLDTEKGGLLEGGIIPVKLVNGGIPVYDSTQEGIALLKELTHNNGYDFNVRISDEGEIRPIR; translated from the coding sequence ATGATGGGCTCAACCGGGTTGCGGGGAATATTGCCCCCTGACGACGGGCGGGACCTGTTTAATAATATTCGACCTTATATGAACGACGGGGATATTGTTTTTGGAAACCTGGAAGGCCCCCTCTTGGATGAAGGAGAATCCGGCAAGTGCCGGGAAGAAAAAAGCCGCTATTGCTTTGAATTTAAAAGTCCGACCCGTTATGGACGTTATCTTAAAGAAACCGGTTTTAATGTATTAAATATTGCCAACAACCACATCCTGGATTTTGGAACGGAGGGCATCAAAAGCAGTCTGGAGACCCTGGGTTCCCTTGGGATTGCTCCCTTGGGGGGAGAGGCCGTGGTTGAATTAACGATAAAAGGGAAAAAGGTCGCCTTGGTCGGATTTTCCTATCTTTCTTCAAAATATTCCTTTTCCATACTGGAGATAGAAAAGGCCAGGGAGATCATAGCCCGGTTGAAGGCCACCCATGATTTGGTCATTGTAACCTTTCATGGTGGAGCGGAGGGGAAATCGGCCCTTCAGGTCAGGGACGAAAATGAAATATTCTTGGGTGAAAAAAGGGGGAATGTCATACATTTTTCACGGTCCGCGGTTGATGCCGGTGCGGACCTGGTTCTGGGCCATGGCCCTCATGTGTTAAGGGCATTAGAGATTTACAAGGGAAAATTAATCGCCTATAGCCTGGGGAATTTTTTAACCTATGGGATGTTTAACCTGAAAGGACCTAATGGAATCAGTGTCATCCTGAAGGTCCGGTTGGATACTGAAAAGGGCGGGTTATTGGAAGGAGGGATCATTCCGGTAAAATTGGTTAATGGAGGCATTCCGGTATATGACAGTACTCAGGAAGGGATTGCGTTGTTGAAAGAGCTTACCCATAATAACGGGTATGACTTTAATGTCCGGATAAGCGACGAGGGCGAAATCAGGCCAATTCGATGA
- the malQ gene encoding 4-alpha-glucanotransferase, producing MMDSEEYQKLLARLATLKGIEPEYRDNFGHIHPIPQETRVKILKAMGCKVEDFEKLKAVVRGEEYREWKQLIEPVRIVSINALPEELSFQIPVNKELELDRLPDDIQVHLKIREENGNLKAHYFLHEHLRFKEAREIEGAIYLRGGLPFPKGLPLGYHQIFFMVLQAGHRFRQSIRLIVCPEKAYLPPGLKDAGLRAGLTISLAGLRSRHNWGIGDFGDLKELVRWAILSLQVDVIGLLPLHALSNKEPYNISPYYPTSRFYRNPIYLNIPEIEEYNYAPKAWKMVMAPETQKWLDELNGSEKVQFERVDSLKQKILKIVFQIFIERHWKTAGQETRRQKEFTAYIDREGNLLDRYAVYCALNDHFQKENSKIYTWKQWPFPFQNPDSREVETFRKGHWQEVLFHKYLQWQVEAQLSEVQDLALQSGAEIGLYHDLALGIDPEGADSWAWPGFTVPGVRVGAPPDDFSPKGQDWGFSPPNEETYRQEGFKPFAWEIRKNSHPGGALRIDHILKLARLFWILEGQAPVDGAYVRYPFDELIQVLALESVRTKTLIIGEDLGTIPTQLRESLQKQGIFSYRLFYFEKDETGDLKAPESYPELALASISTHDLPPLAGFWSMEDIILRKELGLFLEEGQSHQAMAERIKEKRRMIDRLQTLGFLSREEALTLHAQEEPVLTEELHRAVMAFLASTKAKLLVLSQEDLFLEKAQLNLPGTITEHPNWSRKMRYSIEELWEHPDVQKMARLFRAAIDGSGRGIKGSGTGER from the coding sequence ATGATGGATTCTGAAGAATACCAAAAATTATTGGCCCGACTGGCAACCCTGAAAGGGATTGAACCTGAATATCGGGACAACTTCGGCCATATTCATCCCATCCCACAGGAAACCAGGGTCAAGATCCTTAAGGCCATGGGTTGTAAGGTGGAAGATTTTGAAAAACTGAAAGCGGTAGTTCGGGGAGAGGAATATCGGGAATGGAAACAGTTAATTGAACCTGTTCGGATCGTCTCGATTAATGCCTTGCCGGAAGAATTGAGCTTTCAAATCCCGGTAAATAAAGAATTGGAGCTTGACCGATTGCCTGACGATATTCAGGTTCACTTAAAAATTCGTGAGGAAAACGGCAATCTTAAGGCCCACTATTTTCTTCACGAACATCTCCGGTTTAAAGAAGCCAGAGAGATCGAGGGGGCCATTTATTTAAGAGGGGGTCTTCCTTTTCCCAAAGGGCTTCCATTAGGCTATCACCAGATTTTTTTTATGGTACTGCAGGCCGGTCATCGTTTTAGACAGTCCATAAGGCTGATTGTTTGTCCGGAAAAGGCTTATCTCCCCCCGGGTCTTAAAGATGCCGGTCTGAGGGCCGGATTGACCATTTCCCTGGCCGGACTTCGCTCCCGGCATAATTGGGGAATAGGGGATTTTGGTGACCTGAAGGAATTGGTGCGCTGGGCTATCTTGTCCCTTCAGGTGGATGTTATCGGACTCCTTCCCTTACATGCCCTTTCCAATAAGGAACCTTATAATATCAGTCCCTATTATCCCACCAGCCGTTTTTATCGGAATCCCATTTATTTGAATATCCCTGAAATAGAAGAATATAACTACGCTCCAAAGGCCTGGAAAATGGTAATGGCTCCGGAGACGCAAAAATGGTTAGACGAACTTAACGGATCGGAAAAGGTTCAGTTTGAGAGGGTGGATAGCCTGAAACAAAAGATTTTGAAAATAGTTTTCCAAATTTTCATAGAACGCCATTGGAAGACGGCCGGACAAGAGACCCGTCGGCAAAAAGAATTTACGGCTTATATCGACCGGGAAGGGAATCTGCTGGACCGCTATGCTGTTTATTGCGCCTTGAACGACCATTTTCAGAAAGAAAACTCCAAAATTTATACCTGGAAACAGTGGCCTTTTCCTTTTCAAAATCCTGATTCCCGGGAAGTCGAAACCTTTCGAAAAGGGCACTGGCAAGAAGTCTTGTTCCATAAATATCTTCAATGGCAAGTGGAGGCCCAATTGTCGGAAGTCCAGGATCTGGCGTTACAATCAGGGGCTGAGATCGGTCTCTATCACGACTTGGCCCTGGGCATTGATCCTGAGGGGGCCGATTCCTGGGCTTGGCCGGGTTTTACCGTCCCTGGTGTCCGGGTTGGGGCACCGCCTGATGACTTTTCCCCTAAAGGGCAGGATTGGGGGTTTTCCCCACCCAATGAAGAAACCTATCGTCAGGAGGGATTTAAACCCTTTGCCTGGGAGATACGGAAAAACAGCCATCCCGGGGGGGCGTTACGGATCGACCATATCTTGAAACTCGCCCGTCTCTTTTGGATATTGGAAGGACAGGCCCCGGTAGATGGGGCCTATGTAAGATATCCTTTTGATGAATTGATTCAGGTCCTGGCCCTGGAAAGTGTTCGCACAAAAACCCTGATCATCGGTGAGGATCTGGGGACCATTCCGACCCAATTAAGAGAGAGCCTGCAAAAGCAGGGCATTTTTTCTTATCGGTTGTTTTACTTCGAAAAAGATGAGACCGGAGACCTGAAGGCCCCGGAAAGCTATCCGGAACTGGCTTTGGCCTCGATCAGTACCCATGACCTGCCCCCCTTAGCCGGATTCTGGAGTATGGAGGATATTATTCTTCGGAAAGAATTAGGTCTTTTCCTGGAAGAAGGGCAATCTCATCAGGCTATGGCCGAGCGGATCAAGGAAAAGCGCCGGATGATCGACCGGCTTCAAACTCTTGGATTCCTTTCCCGGGAAGAAGCACTGACGCTCCATGCTCAGGAAGAACCGGTTTTAACCGAAGAACTCCATCGGGCCGTCATGGCCTTTCTGGCCTCCACCAAGGCCAAGCTTCTGGTCTTGAGCCAGGAGGATCTATTCCTGGAGAAGGCGCAGCTCAACCTGCCCGGGACCATCACCGAACATCCTAATTGGTCCAGAAAGATGCGTTATTCCATAGAAGAGCTCTGGGAACATCCCGATGTCCAAAAGATGGCCCGGTTATTTCGAGCTGCAATAGATGGATCGGGAAGGGGGATAAAAGGGTCAGGAACGGGAGAGAGATAA
- a CDS encoding O-acetyl-ADP-ribose deacetylase: MEFKIGPTLFFLEEGDITQQETEAIVNAANSRLAGGGGVDGAIHRAGGPAIMEDCRRIGSCPTGQAVITSGGNLKAKYVIHTVGPVFHGGNKGEAGLLASAYRESLKLAHKKEIKSVAFPSLSTGAYGYPLDEAASIAVKTVTTYIRENPVFHRVGFVLFGNQAYQAYYQATGEALGLGK; this comes from the coding sequence ATGGAATTTAAAATCGGACCGACCCTCTTTTTCTTGGAAGAAGGGGATATCACCCAACAGGAAACAGAGGCCATTGTCAATGCCGCCAATTCCCGTCTGGCCGGCGGTGGTGGGGTGGACGGGGCCATCCACCGGGCCGGCGGACCGGCTATCATGGAGGATTGCCGAAGGATCGGGAGCTGCCCTACCGGACAGGCGGTGATTACCAGCGGCGGAAATCTTAAGGCCAAATACGTTATCCACACCGTCGGACCTGTTTTTCATGGGGGAAACAAAGGGGAGGCCGGACTTCTGGCCAGCGCTTACCGGGAAAGCTTGAAACTGGCCCATAAAAAAGAGATAAAGTCGGTGGCTTTTCCTTCTTTGAGCACCGGCGCTTACGGGTATCCGCTGGACGAGGCCGCCAGTATCGCTGTAAAAACCGTTACGACCTACATCCGTGAAAATCCGGTTTTCCACCGGGTAGGGTTTGTCCTTTTTGGGAATCAAGCCTACCAGGCTTATTATCAAGCAACCGGCGAAGCATTGGGGTTGGGGAAATGA
- a CDS encoding enoyl-CoA hydratase/isomerase family protein: protein MGWIEASTEEQVRILKLNRGIPNPINRELVKELALHLKEAQDSQGVHSLVLTSANDKFFSMGFDLPELYSKDPQVFKEFFTAYNLLCLNLYIFPKPTIASLNGHAIAGGFILASCCDYRFMSQGKKFCALNEINLGVPLPYLSDCILRQLAGDRKATEMMYTGKMIPAEEALSMGIIDGLFPSENLFQESLTKARLLGGLPAEAFGAIKKNRTGSVAEDIRRRLEDDVDLFLKFWYAEEARERLKEAMKKF from the coding sequence ATGGGGTGGATCGAAGCCTCGACAGAAGAACAGGTTCGGATATTAAAATTAAATCGGGGGATACCCAACCCCATAAACAGAGAACTGGTAAAAGAGCTTGCGCTTCATCTGAAGGAAGCTCAGGACAGCCAGGGGGTCCATTCCCTGGTCCTGACCAGCGCCAATGATAAATTTTTTTCCATGGGTTTTGATCTCCCTGAACTCTATTCCAAGGACCCTCAAGTCTTTAAGGAATTCTTTACGGCCTACAACCTGCTCTGTTTAAATCTCTATATTTTCCCCAAACCGACCATCGCTTCCCTTAACGGCCATGCCATCGCCGGGGGGTTTATCCTGGCTTCATGCTGTGATTACCGTTTTATGAGCCAGGGAAAAAAATTTTGCGCCTTAAACGAAATCAACCTGGGTGTTCCTTTGCCCTACCTCTCGGATTGCATTTTAAGACAACTGGCCGGAGACCGGAAGGCAACAGAGATGATGTATACCGGGAAAATGATCCCGGCCGAAGAGGCCTTATCCATGGGGATCATCGACGGCCTTTTCCCTTCGGAAAACCTTTTTCAGGAGTCTCTGACCAAGGCCCGGTTACTGGGCGGTCTTCCGGCTGAGGCCTTTGGAGCAATCAAGAAGAATAGAACCGGTTCGGTGGCCGAGGATATCCGCCGGCGCCTGGAGGACGATGTAGATCTGTTTTTAAAATTTTGGTATGCCGAAGAGGCCCGGGAAAGGCTTAAAGAGGCCATGAAAAAATTTTAA
- a CDS encoding DUF465 domain-containing protein, which produces MEKRDEELIAQLIAEDEELRKLVKEHKEFESQLEEFNKRLYLSDEENREKRKLQKLKLAGRDRIEQILRDHRAKG; this is translated from the coding sequence ATGGAAAAAAGAGACGAAGAATTAATCGCCCAACTGATTGCCGAGGATGAAGAACTGCGAAAGTTGGTGAAAGAACACAAAGAATTTGAAAGCCAGTTGGAAGAATTCAATAAAAGGTTATACCTTTCCGATGAAGAAAATCGAGAAAAGAGAAAGCTTCAAAAATTAAAGCTGGCCGGCCGGGATCGGATTGAACAGATATTGAGAGACCACCGGGCAAAAGGTTAA